A stretch of Miscanthus floridulus cultivar M001 chromosome 13, ASM1932011v1, whole genome shotgun sequence DNA encodes these proteins:
- the LOC136501022 gene encoding proteasome subunit alpha type-7-A-like yields the protein MARYDRAITVFSPDGHLFQVEYALEAVRKGNAAVGVRGVDTVVLGVEKKSTPKLQDSRSVRKIASLDTHIALACAGLKADARVLINRARIECQSHRLTVEDPVTVEYITRYIAGLQQKYTQSGGVRPFGLSTLIVGFDPYTQKPALYQTDPSGTFSAWKANATGRNSNSMREFLEKNYKETSGKETIKLAIRALLEVVESGGKNIEIAVMTHKDGLRELEEAEIDEYVAEIEAEKAVAEAAKKGAPKEN from the exons ATGGCCCGCTACGACCGCGCGATCACCGTGTTCTCCCCCGACGGCCACCTTTTCCAGGTGGAGTACGCACTCGAGGCCGTCCGCAAGGGCAACGCCGCCGTCGGCGTCCGCGGCGTCGACACCGTCGTCCTCGGCGTCGAGAAGAAATCCACCCCCAAGCTCCAGGACTCCAG GTCCGTGCGCAAGATCGCGAGCCTGGACACCCACATCGCGCTGGCGTGCGCGGGGCTCAAGGCCGACGCGCGCGTGCTCATCAACCGCGCCCGCATCGAGTGCCAGAGCCACCGCCTCACCGTCGAGGACCCCGTCACCGTCGAGTACATCACGCGCTACATCGCCGGCCTGCAGCAGAAGTACACGCAGAGCGGAGGGGTGCGCCCCTTCGGCCTCTCCACGCTCATCGTCGGCTTCGACCCCTACACCCAGAAGCCCGCGCTGTACCAGACTGATCCCTCGGGGACCTTCTCCGCTTGGAAGGCCAACGCCACCGGCCGCAACTCCAACTCCATGCGCGAGTTTCTCGAGAAAAATTACAAGGAGACGTCCGGCAAGGAGACCATCAAGCTCGCCATCAGAGCACTCCTCGAG GTTGTTGAGAGTGGCGGCAAGAACATAGAGATTGCAGTGATGACACACAAGGATGGCCTTCGCGAACTCGAAGAGGCTGAGATCGATGAGTATGTTGCAGAGATTGAAGCAGAGAAGGCCGTTGCCGAGGCTGCAAAGAAGGGTGCGCCAAAGGAGAACTGA
- the LOC136501682 gene encoding kinetochore protein NDC80 homolog: MRRGGGRRFPKPSLAPSTAAEATPALDASVISNLDSAFSRRDSDAASLCSSRPASTVGAGVGAAPNFSDRPTQVAALRVVNGFLAPAVTLRGPLPAARDIQAALRLLVDRLHLPRNDATFEDDLIQDLRLLGCPYKVTRSALKAPGTPHSWPVVLSVLHWLTTLCYAQGDDLDALGDPSNDLLLYTTQGYSHFLLGDDDAVVALDEEYSSKARMTGEASVATVGALEKEAEELETEVNKLISGPSRRGALESEKEAFIADILKFEAVVDAWKTKINEREHVLGNLEKELEAKVLDTQRAAAEVQDLLKQVDAQPVNVRDMDRMRREMQAIEDDIANAEKGKAALEDKVWEVEAKLVTKLEELETLAEQCNQALKKLKPTVPFQYMINSKGSSPAEMLGTGNKTVLKPALVAHAEENKRICLSNLENLNYLRKQLQGNVKVLEEERNNISSLQAKNDEMVARLNSLDREIISDDSRFTSEARQMKDELEKKKNSLISLEKEAADFFKISEKRLQDATLKAEEDTEAAAKDLLELLDSMAEYKEFMETTIAQRRKELYETADYIAGLFAGTS, from the exons ATGCGGCGTGGCGGCGGCCGCCGGTTCCCCAAgccctccttggcgccctccacCGCGGCCGAGGCCACCCCAGCGCTGGACGCCAGCGTTATCAGCAACCTCGACTCCGCCTTCTCCCGCCGCGACTCCGACGCCGCCAGCCTCTGCAGCAGCCGCCCTGCTTCCACCGTCGGTGCGGGcgtcggcgccgcccccaacTTCTCCGACCGCCCCACGCAGGTTGCCGCGCTCCGCGTCGTCAACGGATTCCTCGCCCCCGCCGTCACGCTCCGCGGGCCTCTGCCCGCCGCGCGCGACATCCAGGCGGCGCTCCGCCTCCTCGTCGACCGTCTCCACTTGCCCCGCAACGACGCCACGTTCGAGGATGACCTCATCCAGGACCTTCGCCTTCTCGGGTGCCCCTACAAGGTCACCCGCTCCGCACTCAAGGCCCCCGGCACCCCGCACTCGTGGCCGGTGGTGCTCTCCGTACTCCACTGGCTCACCACCCTCTGCTACGCCCAAGGAGACGACCTGGATGCCCTGGGCGACCCATCCAACGATCTCTTGCTCTACACCACCCAGGGCTACTCCCACTTCTTGTtgggggacgacgacgccgtcgtggCCCTCGACGAGGAGTACTCCTCCAAAGCCCGGATGACTGGTGAGGCGTCCGTTGCAACAGTTGGTGCCCTggagaaggaggccgaggaactGGAGACCGAGGTGAATAAGCTCATCTCGGGTCCCTCGCGGCGGGGAGCACTGGAGTCAGAGAAGGAAGCATTCATTGCTGATATTCTCAAGTTTGAGGCCGTGGTGGATGCTTGGAAAACAAAGATCAACGAAAGGGAACATGTGTTGGGGAATTTGGAGAAAGAGTTGGAGGCAAAAGTGTTGGACACCCAGCGCGCTGCTGCTGAAGTTCAGGATCTATTGAAACAAGTGGATGCTCAGCCGGTGAATGTGAGGGATATGGATAGAATGCGTAGGGAGATGCAGGCGATTGAAGATGATATTGCCAACGCTGAGAAGGGGAAAGCAGCACTGGAGGATAAGGTCTGGGAAGTTGAAGCTAAGCTGGTTACCAAGCTTGAGGAGCTTGAGACGCTTGCTGAGCAGTGCAACCAGGCCCTCAAAAA GTTGAAACCTACTGTTCCTTTTCAGTACATGATAAATTCAAAAGGATCTTCTCCTGCTGAGATGCTAGGTACTGGAAACAAAACTGTACTAAAACCTGCACTTGTGGCTCATGCTGAGGAGAACAAAAGGATCTGTCTCTCAAATCTTGAAAACCTAAATTATCTACGGAAGCAGCTGCAAGGAAATGTTAAGGTTCTAGAGGAGGAAAGGAATAATATTTCCAGTCTCCAGGCAAAAAATGACGAA ATGGTTGCTCGTTTGAATTCACTGGATCGTGAAATTATAAGTGATGACTCAAGATTCACATCTGAAGCTAGACAAATGAAAGATGAGTTGGAGAAAAAGAAGAATAGTTTGATTTCTCTTGAAAAGGAGGCAGCTGATTTTTTTAAG ATATCAGAGAAGAGGCTCCAAGATGCAACACTTAAAGCTGAAGAAGATACTGAGGCGGCTGCTAAGGATCTTCTGGAGCTTCTTGATTCCATGGCTGAATATAAAGAGTTCATGGAAACAACAATTGCTCAGAGGAGGAAGGAACTCTATGAAACTGCTGATTATATAGCAGGCCTGTTCGCTGGAACTTCTTAG